Proteins from one Streptomyces cynarae genomic window:
- a CDS encoding helicase-related protein produces MCGDHKPNHRRRVLAEFAAGIATDGTVVEKGFLGSVKVLGEGVDTKNCDSVYWADVRGSMPDLVQAVGRALRMQPGEGKVASLVVPVLLGPGETVDNMLTSRAFGGLAKLLEALRAHDARVVEALAQQQAQSRVRGVQSRSGGQEGRGEGERKGLGRRLRPGIC; encoded by the coding sequence TTGTGCGGCGATCACAAGCCGAACCACCGGCGGCGGGTTCTTGCGGAGTTCGCGGCCGGGATCGCCACGGATGGCACGGTCGTGGAGAAGGGGTTCCTGGGGTCGGTGAAGGTGCTGGGCGAGGGCGTCGACACCAAGAACTGTGACTCCGTCTACTGGGCCGACGTGCGCGGTTCCATGCCTGACCTCGTCCAGGCCGTGGGCCGGGCGCTGCGGATGCAGCCCGGCGAGGGCAAGGTCGCATCCCTCGTGGTGCCGGTCCTGCTCGGGCCCGGCGAGACGGTGGACAACATGCTGACCTCGCGGGCGTTCGGGGGGTTGGCGAAGCTGCTGGAAGCGCTCAGGGCGCATGACGCCCGAGTGGTGGAGGCTCTGGCGCAGCAGCAGGCTCAGAGCCGTGTCAGGGGCGTTCAAAGCCGCAGCGGGGGTCAGGAGGGCCGAGGCGAGGGGGAGAGGAAGGGTCTGGGCCGTCGGCTCCGGCCCGGCATCTGCTGA
- a CDS encoding DEAD/DEAH box helicase family protein, with the protein MATGTGKTLVATHSAEELRAGRVLVLVPSLDLLAQTEAAWREGGRTGPMVGVSSLRGEEVSFPNTTDVGELVDWVRPFDKVTVFATYASLGLGTLERAHKAGLPGWDLIVVDEAHRCSGRIGKPWAVVHDNTRIPSLRRLYMTATPRLWQLDGDSEQGAPGELVASMEDDPEGPFGARCFTLTLSEAIDRGICAPYQVVCVDITDTQLQAAQLLGAAGRSDEVRGARLAALQTALVKASAEEGFRRTLVFHHVVKEAEAFAAAFPMWPRSCMPPTLSCTRRRSGPTGCAAITSRTTGGGFLRSSRPGSPRMARSWRRGSWGR; encoded by the coding sequence ATGGCAACCGGAACGGGCAAGACACTCGTGGCCACCCACAGCGCTGAGGAGCTCCGTGCGGGGCGCGTGCTGGTGCTCGTTCCCTCCCTGGATCTGCTTGCCCAGACCGAGGCCGCGTGGCGCGAGGGAGGCCGCACGGGCCCGATGGTCGGGGTGTCCTCGCTGCGGGGTGAGGAGGTGTCCTTCCCCAACACCACGGACGTGGGCGAGCTGGTCGACTGGGTGAGGCCGTTCGACAAGGTCACGGTGTTCGCCACGTACGCCTCGCTGGGGCTGGGCACGCTGGAGCGGGCCCACAAGGCCGGCCTGCCGGGCTGGGACCTGATCGTGGTCGATGAGGCGCACCGGTGTTCGGGCCGGATCGGGAAGCCGTGGGCGGTCGTCCACGACAACACCCGCATCCCGTCCCTGCGCCGCCTGTACATGACGGCCACGCCCCGGCTGTGGCAGTTGGACGGGGACTCCGAGCAGGGCGCGCCGGGCGAGCTGGTGGCGAGCATGGAGGACGACCCGGAGGGGCCGTTCGGCGCCAGGTGTTTCACCCTGACGCTGTCGGAGGCGATCGACCGGGGAATCTGCGCGCCCTATCAGGTGGTGTGCGTGGACATCACCGACACCCAGCTCCAGGCCGCCCAGTTGCTGGGGGCTGCGGGCCGCTCGGATGAGGTGCGTGGGGCGCGGCTCGCGGCGCTGCAGACGGCGCTGGTGAAGGCGTCGGCCGAGGAAGGGTTCCGCAGGACGCTGGTCTTCCACCACGTCGTCAAGGAGGCCGAGGCGTTCGCAGCCGCCTTCCCGATGTGGCCGCGCAGCTGCATGCCGCCGACCCTGAGCTGTACCCGAAGACGATCTGGGCCAACTGGTTGTGCGGCGATCACAAGCCGAACCACCGGCGGCGGGTTCTTGCGGAGTTCGCGGCCGGGATCGCCACGGATGGCACGGTCGTGGAGAAGGGGTTCCTGGGGTCGGTGA